TTCCCGGCCATCAACGTCAACGACTCGGTCACCAAGTCGAAGTTCGACAACAAGTACGGCTGCCGCCACTCGCTCATCGACGGCATCAACCGCGCCACCGACGTCCTGATCGGCGGCAAGGTCGCGGTCGTCTGCGGCTACGGCGACGTCGGCAAGGGCTGCGCCGAGTCGCTGCGCGGCCAGGGCGCCCGCGTCATCGTCACCGAGATCGACCCGATCTGCGCGCTCCAGGCGGCGATGGACGGCTACCAGGTCGCCACCCTCGATGACGTCGTCGAGACCGCCGACATCTTCATCACGACCACGGGCAACAAGGACATCATCATGGCCTCGCACATGGCCCGGATGAAGCACCAGGCCATCGTCGGCAACATCGGCCACTTCGACAACGAGATCGACATGGCCGGCCTGGCGCAGCTGCCCGGCATCGTGAAGACCGAGGTCAAGCCGCAGGTCCACGAGTGGCGCAAGGCCGACGGCCGCACCATCATCGTCCTCTCCGAGGGCCGCCTGCTGAACCTGGGCAACGCGACCGGCCACCCGTCCTTCGTGATGTCCAACTCCTTCGCCAACCAGACGATCGCCCAGATCGAGCTGTTCACGAAGACCGAGCAGTACCCGATCGGCGTCTACGTGCTGCCGAAGCACCTGGACGAGAAGGTCGCCCGCCTGCACCTCGACGCGCTGGGCGTGAAGCTGACCACCCTGACCCAGGAGCAGGCCGACTACATCGGCGTTCCGGTCGAGGGCCCGTACAAGGCGGAGCAGTACCGCTACTGATGCGGTGACGCCCGTACGCCGGTGGCCGGCACCCCTGGGCGGGGGTGCCGGCCACCGGCGTGTCCGGGTCAGCCGGGCCGTCGAGCCCTCGGGTCAGCGGGCCGTCGGGTCAGCGCAGGACGTTCGTGGTCCAGGTGCTCTCGGCGGCACCCGTGAGGTGCACCAGCCCGGTCATGGCCTCCAGGCCCCCGAACCGCTCGACCAGCGGCACGCTGTCGGACTCGGCCGTCGCACAGACCTGAAGGCCCTGCTCCTCCCGGCACTTCGTCGCGTACTTCCCGTAGGACAGCGGGCCCGCCGGGGCCACGATGATTCCTGCGGTCATGCCGCCGCCGGAGAACGCGAGGCCGGCGGACCAGGGCTGCCCGTTGCCGGGACGGCTCAGCACGGCCTCGGTCGGGCGGACGCCCTCGGGCAGTCCGGACAGCCAGAACGGGAGCGGGACCGGCTTCTCACCCACCTTGACGTCGGCCGCGACCCGCAGCAGCACCTCGTCGGGGACCTCGGTGCTGCTGCGGTTCGACAGGAGCTGCGCCCACCGGCCGGAGGAGGTCTGCCAGCGCAGCAGGCGCCGCCCGTCGTACGTCGGATGCGTCGGGTCGACGACCCAGTACGCGGTCCGGCCGTTCACCTGGGGGGCCGGCTGCTTCTCCTGCTTCTGCGTCGCCGACTGGCTGAGCGAGGGCTCGGCCGCGTCCTGGAAGACGAGCAGCTCGATCCGGCGGCCGGAGGGGCCGGGCTGGGCGGCGGAGGTGACGACGTCGGTGCCGGTCGCGGTGTGGCTGATGCCGGTCACGGGGTCCAGCCACTCGGGGAGCCAGCCGAAGGTGGCCCGGACGACCAGGGGGTCGGTCGCGCTGCCGACCGGCACCGCGGGCGCGGCGGGCGGCGCCGGCGTGCCGGCCTCGCCCCGGCCCGCCGGTACCAGGCGGGTGGTGGCCGGTGCGCCGCCGCCGGAGGGCAGCAGCAGGGTGGTGGTGACCACGGCGGCGGTGACCGCGGCCACCGCGCCGAGCAGGGCTGCACGGCGCCGGCGCAGCCGGGACCGCCCGCGGGCGATGGACGCGGCCGGGTCGAAGGTGGGCGGCGGGGCCGGTTCCTCGGCCAGAGCCGTCAGGCGGTCGGTCAGCTCGTCCGGTCCGATGGTCATGACGTCCTCTCTGGGACGGAGGGGAGGGGAACGAGGGCCCTGCGCAGGGCCTCCAGCGCGCGGGAGCTCTGGCTCTTCACGTTGCCCGGCGAACAGGCCATGGCCTCGGCGGCCTGATCGATCGACAGGTCGCAGTAGTACCGCAGGACCACCGTGGCCCGCTGGCGGGGCGGCAGGGCGGCCAGCGCCCGGCGCAGGTCCAGGGAGGTGTCCAGGTCGAGCGCCACGGCGACGGTCTCCGGTTCGCCGTCGGTCCGTACGGTGCGGCGCCACCACGCGGTGCGCTGCTCGCCCAGAAAGGTGTTGACCAGCACCCGGCGGGCGTAGCCGTCCAGGTTCTCCACCCGCCGGGCCCTCGCCCAGTTCACGTACAGCTTGGTGATCGTCTCCTGGACCAGGTCGTCGGCCCGGTGCCAGTCCCCGCACAGCAGATAGGCGACCTTCCGCAGCCAGCCGCTCCTGGAGGCCACGTAGTCCGTGAACCCCTCGTCGCGCGTCTGCTTCGCCATCTGCACCCCCTCTCGTCATGGTGGCGGCACCGGTCCCGGCGCCGTCCACCCCCCTAATGCGCGGACCACCCGGGAACGTTGCACGGGCGGGCGCACGTAGGCTTCGGGCATGCCCAACGGCCGGTACTCGCTCCACGACACCCACGACCACGTCCTGCTCGGGGAGGAGCGCTTCAGCTGCGCCCCCGGGGCGGCCGGGTGGCGGTACGTCTCCAAGACCTACGCGCCGGACGGCCGGGTGCTCGGCAGCGTCGACCTCACCCTGGACTCGCGGGCCCGGCCGCTGCGGATGGAACTGCGGGCCGCGGGCTGGCAGGTGCGCGGCGGTGCGGTGGACGGGGTGGCCTGGGTCCGGACCGACGCGGCCGACCCCGGCGGCGAGCACACGACGGAGGGCCACGACCGGGCGCACGCCTTCACCGGCCGCTCGCCGGGCTTCCTGGTCGCCACCGCCCGGCTGCTGCGGCTGCGGGAGGGGGCGAGCGCGCGGGTGCGGCTGGTGGCGTTCACCGAGCCGGTGCTCGCGCCGCGCACCCTCGACCAGGGGTGGCTGCTGGATGGCGTCGACACGCACCAGACCGATTCGGGGCCGCTGCTGGTCGAGCGGTACCAGGTCGCGGACCTGGAGACGGGGGAGCAGCAGGTCGTGCACCTGGCGGGGGACGTGGTGCTGGCGGCGGAGGGGATCGAGCTGGAGGAGCTGGAGTCGCCGCCGAACGCCTGGCGGGTAGGGGGCGAGGAGTAGCGGGGACCGGGGACTGAGGGCCGGGTGCTGCGGGGCGGGTGCTGCGGGGGCGGGCTCAGGAGGGCGGGGCGAAGCCGGCGCCGGGGGCGGGCTTGTCGAGGGACGGCGTTGCGGGGGCTGGGGCCGTCGGGGCGGGCGTCGTCGGCAGTCCGAGGACCCGGGTGGGCCTTCCGTGGACCGTGCCCGGAGCCGGTTCGGAGGCCGGGCGGGGCGTCGGCCCCTGCGCGGGTACCGGCATCTGTACGGGTGCCGTCATCTGCACGGGTATCGGCCCGGCCGCTCGCAGCTGCTGCTGGGCGCGCTCCCACTCCCGCCGCTGGCGCTCGGTCAGCACCGCGCCCAGGTATGCCGCCGGGTGCAGCCCCGGTGCGACCGGACGGCCGATCCGTGCGGACAGGTCCTCGGCCAGCCGGGCAGTCATCCGGTTCATCACCGACGGGTCCAACTGGCCGATCCGGCCGAGCAGTTGGCGGACGGCGAGCCAGAGTGGCTCCGGCACGGCAGACAGGTCCATCGCGACCAGCTCGTGCCCCATCACCTGCAGCAGGTGCGGGTGCACCGGCGGCAACGGGGCGCCGGAGCCACCCGGGGTGCGCTCGCGGACGACCACCGTCCCGGCGAAGATGTCGCCGAGCCGCTTGCCCTCGGTGTGCACCGCCGAGGTGATCACGGCGGGGGAGCCGGTCAGGGCGATCAGTTCGAAGAAGCCGACCAGCCCGCGCACCAGCGAGTGCCGGAACCGCACCGGGCCGCCGTCGACGCGCACCACGCGCAGGCCGAGCGCGGCCTTGCCGAGGGAGCGTCCGTGGCTGAGGGTCTCCACCATCACCGGGACGGCGACCAGGAAGAACACCATCAGGCCGATCATGGTGGCCGCCAGCGCCGCGCCGTCGACGTCGACCAGAGCGACGCTCAGCAGCAGCGTGAACACCAGCATGGCGGCGAACTCCACGAGCAGGTCGAGCACGATCGCCAGCGCCCGGCTCGGAAGCTTCGCCGTCTGCAGGCCGAGGACGACCGCCTCACCCGTCACCAGGTCGCTCAAGACACCTGTCCGTTCACAGTCTTGGAGCCCGTACGGCTCGCCCATGGAGATCCGGGACCATCGAGAGCGGCAGCGCCGGGGGGAGGGATCCGGTTCGGATCGGCCCCCAGGATCCGCTCTCCGCAGTCTGATCCGCAGCCGCCAACATACGACTCCCGGTGGGCACACGGGAAGTGAGATCCCCGGAGGTCGGGGCGGTGACGGCTGCTGGCATGCTGGGCCGCACGTGTCCGTCCGTCTGTACGTCTGTCCGTCCGTACCTGCCCGCCCACCCGCGCACGCACGTCCGCGACCACCGCCGATCATGGAGCCGCCGAATGGACCTGGACGTCTTCGTCGCCACCCACCAGGGGGAGTGGGCCCGGCTGGACGCCCTCGCCCGCAGGCGCCGGCTCAACGGAGAAGAGGCGGACGAACTCGTCACCCTCTACCAGCGCGCCACCGGCCATCTCGCCAAGGTCCAGGCCGCGGCTCCGGACCCGGCCCTGCTGAGCCGGCTGACCAGCCTGGTCTCGCGCTCGCGCAGCGCGGTGACCGGCGCCCGGACCAACGGCTGGCAGGACGTCGCCCGCTACTACACGGTGAGCTTCCCGGCCGCGCTGTACCGCGCGCGCCGCTGGTGGCTGCCGGTCGCGATCGTCTCGCTGCTCGCCACCGCGCTGCTCGCGTGGTGGATGGTCAGCCACCCGGAGGTCCGCAACAGCCTCGTCGCCCCCGACCGCCTGCGGGAGCTGACCCGCCCCGGCGGACAGTACGAGGCGTACTACTCGGACCGGCCGGCCAGCTCCTTCGCCGCGCAGGTCTGGACGAACAACGCGTGGATCGCCGTGCAGTGCCTGCTGTTCGGGATCGCGCTCGGCATCCCGGTGCTCTACGTGATGTGGACCAACGTGGTGAACCTCGGCATCGGCGTCGGGCTGATGGCCTCCGCCGGGCGCCTCGACACCTTCCTCGGCCTGCTCATCCCGCACGGCCTGCTGGAGCTGACCGCGGTCTTCGTGGCCGGCGGCTTCGGCCTGCGCCTCGGCTGGACCGTCATCGACCCGGGGCCGCGCACCCGCGCGGTGGCCCTGGCGGAACAGGGCCGCTCGATCATCGGCATGTCCATCGGGCTGACGACGGTGCTGGCGGTCTCCGGCGTCCTCGAAGCCTTCGTGACCCCGTCCGGCCTGCCGACCTGGGCCCGCATCGCCATCGGCTTGTTGGCGGAGGTCGCCTTCCTTCTTTACGCCCTGGTGTTGGGCCGAAAGGCCGCGGAGGGCGGCGAGTTCGGCGATGTGGACGCGGCCGACCAGGCGGACCTGCAGCCCGTCGCGGCCTGAGCCGATGAGATCAACAGCCCTCTGACCTGCTAGTCTTCCCTCATCCCAGCCGAACCATTGACTTGGTGGGGGTGGGCTAGTAGGTTTGAACGGTTGGGACTGACTGGACAACGGTCGGGCCCGGGCGTTAGTGTCTACGACACCGCCGAAATCGAGGCGAGCGCGTTTCACGAAATGCGCGCCCTCCGACGAAGCAAATCCCGCAAACTGAGCACACCGAAAGCTTTGATAAGCTTCGGAGCGAAGTTTGCAGGAAATCC
The genomic region above belongs to Streptomyces sp. 1331.2 and contains:
- the ahcY gene encoding adenosylhomocysteinase: MSTDITGDFKVADLSLAPFGRKEIQLAEHEMPGLMSIRAEYAASQPLAGARITGSLHMTVQTAVLIETLTALGAEVRWCSCNIFSTQDHAAAAIAVGPEGTPENPQGVPVFAWKGETLEEYWWCTEQALTWPDGKTPNMILDDGGDATLLIHKGVEFEKAGAAPDPSTADNDEFRIILELLNRTLKDTPNKWTEVAATIKGVTEETTTGVHRLYEMHRDGQLLFPAINVNDSVTKSKFDNKYGCRHSLIDGINRATDVLIGGKVAVVCGYGDVGKGCAESLRGQGARVIVTEIDPICALQAAMDGYQVATLDDVVETADIFITTTGNKDIIMASHMARMKHQAIVGNIGHFDNEIDMAGLAQLPGIVKTEVKPQVHEWRKADGRTIIVLSEGRLLNLGNATGHPSFVMSNSFANQTIAQIELFTKTEQYPIGVYVLPKHLDEKVARLHLDALGVKLTTLTQEQADYIGVPVEGPYKAEQYRY
- a CDS encoding SigE family RNA polymerase sigma factor: MAKQTRDEGFTDYVASRSGWLRKVAYLLCGDWHRADDLVQETITKLYVNWARARRVENLDGYARRVLVNTFLGEQRTAWWRRTVRTDGEPETVAVALDLDTSLDLRRALAALPPRQRATVVLRYYCDLSIDQAAEAMACSPGNVKSQSSRALEALRRALVPLPSVPERTS
- a CDS encoding RDD family protein — translated: MSDLVTGEAVVLGLQTAKLPSRALAIVLDLLVEFAAMLVFTLLLSVALVDVDGAALAATMIGLMVFFLVAVPVMVETLSHGRSLGKAALGLRVVRVDGGPVRFRHSLVRGLVGFFELIALTGSPAVITSAVHTEGKRLGDIFAGTVVVRERTPGGSGAPLPPVHPHLLQVMGHELVAMDLSAVPEPLWLAVRQLLGRIGQLDPSVMNRMTARLAEDLSARIGRPVAPGLHPAAYLGAVLTERQRREWERAQQQLRAAGPIPVQMTAPVQMPVPAQGPTPRPASEPAPGTVHGRPTRVLGLPTTPAPTAPAPATPSLDKPAPGAGFAPPS
- a CDS encoding stage II sporulation protein M, whose protein sequence is MDLDVFVATHQGEWARLDALARRRRLNGEEADELVTLYQRATGHLAKVQAAAPDPALLSRLTSLVSRSRSAVTGARTNGWQDVARYYTVSFPAALYRARRWWLPVAIVSLLATALLAWWMVSHPEVRNSLVAPDRLRELTRPGGQYEAYYSDRPASSFAAQVWTNNAWIAVQCLLFGIALGIPVLYVMWTNVVNLGIGVGLMASAGRLDTFLGLLIPHGLLELTAVFVAGGFGLRLGWTVIDPGPRTRAVALAEQGRSIIGMSIGLTTVLAVSGVLEAFVTPSGLPTWARIAIGLLAEVAFLLYALVLGRKAAEGGEFGDVDAADQADLQPVAA